In Chryseobacterium lactis, a single genomic region encodes these proteins:
- a CDS encoding toprim domain-containing protein has translation MNCKQANENISIKEVMESFSLFPSKEHPKTAYYNAINRQERTPSLLVNYVKNIAFDFGTGKQYDVVSIVQELKQCTVSDALEYLSRFDFPYNKPSVTEAITAENTNQILEVKELIHPALLDYLKSRKLESQKSELSEVHYRINDKRYFGLGFKNDSGGYEIRSSFSKICLGKKDITTIKNNSANLKVFEGFTDYLSLKILEPEKTPSDYLILNSVAMVHKASGLFGNYKSVEMYLDNDRAGEQCRDSILKIFPEADDRSNEYFPHQDLNNFLISQEEKTLENKLEKNQTAIHESEGNRDIYRRKR, from the coding sequence ATGAACTGCAAACAAGCGAACGAAAATATCAGCATCAAAGAAGTAATGGAAAGTTTTTCTCTATTCCCAAGCAAAGAACATCCGAAAACAGCCTATTATAATGCTATCAATCGACAAGAACGAACGCCAAGTTTATTAGTGAATTATGTGAAAAATATTGCCTTTGATTTTGGCACTGGAAAACAATACGATGTCGTGTCGATAGTTCAGGAGCTCAAACAATGCACTGTCTCCGATGCTCTTGAATATCTTTCTCGTTTCGATTTTCCTTATAATAAGCCGAGTGTGACGGAAGCAATTACTGCTGAAAATACAAATCAAATTCTCGAAGTAAAGGAACTTATTCACCCGGCATTGTTAGACTATTTGAAATCAAGAAAACTCGAGTCACAAAAATCGGAATTGAGCGAAGTCCACTACCGGATTAACGACAAAAGATATTTCGGGCTCGGTTTTAAAAACGATTCGGGAGGCTACGAAATCCGCAGCAGTTTTTCCAAAATCTGTCTTGGAAAAAAGGATATCACCACGATAAAAAATAATTCTGCAAACCTCAAGGTTTTCGAGGGATTTACCGACTACCTCTCCCTTAAAATTTTAGAACCGGAAAAGACACCTTCCGACTATCTAATTCTGAACTCTGTCGCCATGGTTCACAAGGCATCCGGGCTTTTTGGAAATTATAAATCTGTCGAAATGTACTTGGATAACGACCGCGCCGGCGAACAGTGCAGGGATTCAATTTTGAAAATATTCCCGGAGGCAGATGACCGGTCGAATGAATATTTCCCTCATCAAGATCTGAATAATTTCCTGATATCACAGGAAGAAAAGACACTTGAAAATAAGCTTGAAAAAAATCAAACAGCCATACACGAGTCCGAGGGAAACCGGGATATTTACAGGAGAAAAAGATGA
- a CDS encoding plasmid mobilization protein, protein MKNDFLKQFVRQISEQQIAKVAEEKRKNRFREIGRKGGLKKKTANQFSKVVSVRFTEKEFEKIQKEADFYKLKISKYLRLVSTEKELKINEFQTDAVLLNYGNNFIRISNLLRNREWNEFENKKEILEEIHTVTKLIREYLYQQIIKHEQFGNDEEDQ, encoded by the coding sequence ATGAAAAATGACTTTTTAAAACAGTTTGTAAGACAGATTTCCGAGCAGCAAATTGCAAAGGTTGCAGAAGAAAAAAGAAAGAACCGCTTCCGAGAAATTGGTCGAAAGGGAGGTTTGAAAAAGAAGACGGCGAACCAATTTTCGAAGGTAGTCTCAGTTCGTTTTACCGAAAAGGAGTTTGAGAAAATTCAAAAGGAGGCTGACTTCTACAAACTCAAAATATCAAAATATTTAAGACTGGTTTCAACCGAAAAAGAACTCAAAATAAACGAGTTTCAAACCGACGCGGTTCTGTTGAATTACGGCAACAATTTTATAAGGATATCCAATCTGCTTAGGAACAGAGAATGGAACGAGTTTGAAAACAAGAAAGAGATCCTTGAGGAAATTCACACCGTCACCAAATTAATCAGAGAATACCTCTACCAACAAATCATCAAGCATGAACAATTCGGCAACGACGAGGAGGATCAGTAA
- a CDS encoding relaxase/mobilization nuclease domain-containing protein has product MNNSATTRRISKIAIEYNGNDKGTAECIYSNNLLSTTPEERFEEMKIVAERNPNVKKWALTGYISPPKEIGDRLTNEELKELAIKSLKDVGLTENNQVVLDVHNSTKQKHIHFIVNRIDVFGKCTVKSANIGKRFGESVRNVCKEMNLKTDVEIGKEKKQQMLKVLQNCLKVSRNFDDLVD; this is encoded by the coding sequence ATGAACAATTCGGCAACGACGAGGAGGATCAGTAAGATCGCGATTGAATACAACGGCAACGACAAAGGCACGGCAGAATGTATTTATTCCAACAACCTGCTTTCAACAACGCCGGAGGAAAGATTTGAAGAGATGAAGATTGTCGCCGAGAGAAATCCCAATGTCAAGAAATGGGCGCTCACCGGCTACATCTCTCCACCAAAGGAAATCGGCGACAGGCTGACAAATGAAGAGTTGAAGGAACTGGCTATAAAATCATTGAAAGACGTGGGACTTACAGAAAATAACCAGGTCGTCCTGGATGTCCACAATTCCACGAAGCAGAAACATATCCATTTCATCGTGAACCGCATAGATGTTTTTGGTAAATGCACGGTGAAGTCGGCAAACATAGGTAAACGCTTTGGTGAATCGGTTCGAAATGTCTGCAAAGAGATGAATCTCAAAACAGATGTGGAAATCGGAAAGGAGAAAAAGCAGCAGATGCTGAAAGTGCTGCAAAACTGTCTGAAGGTCTCAAGAAATTTTGATGACTTGGTCGATTAG